The Salvelinus fontinalis isolate EN_2023a chromosome 24, ASM2944872v1, whole genome shotgun sequence genome has a segment encoding these proteins:
- the LOC129822425 gene encoding extracellular calcium-sensing receptor-like, whose product MSFCLQSVLSARSWFGLSPTGDRTLPVFGLVTLPVFGLVSLQVMSLWGWLWLLYCLHVPGCVRGLYGGGKGACRLIAKQVSGSVYRAGDVVIGGLFPIHVEAPLPEQEFRSIKEYSTCTIFKQRAYRWLQTMIFAVEEINRDPALLPNLTLGFLASDTCRSEGLTLGAALAMVSGKEASVVGTECGTTPEVPVIIGDAHSSASMVVAQTLGPFDLPMVSYFATCACLSDNLRYPSFFRTVPSDAFQARGMAKLLRLLRWVWVGLVSEDDDYGKFGVQLLLQELQGSGVCVAYSEVLPKLPSKRKIRHIVDTIRGSTARVVVAFVGFTGHSGALMEEVVRQNITDKQWIASESWVTYSTIAAPKNLPSLAGTIGFALKKADIPGLGPFLTRLHPDGDYQKSDPFVWELWEEMFGCSLGVDLSMTLSSRRQCTGSEVIREGESQYADVSQLRASYNVYKAVYAIAYAIQDMVACQPGDGVFNGGQCPDIRKLQPSQIVHYLRGVNFSTPVGESFHFDMNGDPPASYDIINWHVTPEGTAEFVQVGQFLSSEGSEDQFHIDMDKVVWGGGSGDEAPVSVCSADCPPGTRHAVQKGRPVCCFDCLSCAEGEISNTTGSVECIRCPERFWSNPDRTACIPQLVDFLSYSDTMGVILSVISVSGATLTAGALATFLYYRNTALVKANNSELSFLLLLSLKLCFLCALVFIGQPKPWTCMLRHTLFGISFVFCISCLLSRTVVVLVAFRATLPGENLMRYFSPTQQRMGISLCTLIQVLICVLWLALAPPRPAERGDREGRGPRVVLECEVGSVVGFSLVLGYIGLLASLCLLLAFLARKLPDNFNEAKFITFSMLIFCAVWISFIPAYVSSPGKYTVAVEIFAILASSFGLLFCLFAPKCYIILLRPERNTKKHMMSK is encoded by the exons ATGTCTTTCTGTCTACAGAGTGTTCTGTCTGCAAGGTCTTGGTTTGGTCTCTCTCCAACAGGTGACAGAACTCTCCCAGTCTTCGGCCTTGTCACTCTCCCAGTCTTCGgccttgtctctctccaggtgatgAGCCTCTGGGGCTGGCTGTGGCTGCTCTACTGCCTCCATGTCCCTGGGTGTGTCCGGGGTCTGTATGGAGGTGGAAAGGGGGCTTGTCGGCTGATAGCTAAGCAGGTCTCCGGCAGTGTTTATCGGGCAGGAGATGTGGTCATTGGGGGCCTGTTCCCCATCCATGTGGAAGCCCCTCTGCCAGAGCAGGAGTTCAGGAGCATTAAGGAATATTCTACCTGTACAAT TTTCAAACAGCGTGCTTACCGTTGGCTCCAGACTATGATTTTTGCTGTGGAGGAGATTAACCGTGACCCAGCCCTCCTGCCTAACCTCACCCTGGGGTTCCTGGCTTCTGACACATGTCGGTCAGAGGGCCTCACCTTGGGGGCAGCCCTAGCCATGGTGAGCGGCAAGGAGGCCTCCGTGGTGGGCACAGAGTGTGGCACAACCCCCGAGGTTCCCGTCATCATCGGGGATGCCCACTCCTCAGCCTCCATGGTGGTGGCACAGACCCTCGGGCCGTTTGATTTACCCATG GTGAGTTACTTTGCCACCTGTGCGTGTTTGAGTGACAACTTGAGGTACCCCTCGTTCTTCCGGACTGTACCCAGCGATGCCTTCCAGGCTCGGGGCATGGCCAAGCTGCTGCGTCTGCTGAGATGGGTGTGGGTCGGGCTGGTGTCAGAGGATGATGACTATGGCAAGTTTGGGGTTCAGCTGCTTCTCCAAGAGCTCCAGGGATCTGGGGTGTGTGTCGCTTACTCTGAGGTCCTCCCCAAG TTACCGTCTAAGAGAAAGATCAGGCACATTGTGGACACCATCAGAGGATCTACTGCCAGAGTGGTGGTGGCATTTGTAGGATTCACGGGTCATTCAGGG GCCCTGATGGAAGAGGTTGTCCGCCAGAACATTACAGATAAGCAGTGGATTGCCTCAGAATCCTGGGTCACTTACTCTACTATCGCCGCCCCGAAGAACCTGCCCTCTCTTGCAGGGACAATCGGTTTTGCCCTGAAGAAAGCTGACATTCCCGGCCTGGGGCCTTTCCTCACACGCCTCCATCCAGACGGGGACTACCAGAAGTCCGACCCCTTCGTGTGGGAATTGTGGGAAGAGATGTTTGGGTGTTCTCTGGGGGTTGACCTCAGCATGACGCTGTCGTCCAGGCGACAGTGTACTGGGTCAGAGGTCATAC GTGAGGGGGAGAGCCAGTATGCTGACGTGTCTCAGCTGAGAGCCAGCTATAATGTGTACAAGGCTGTGTACGCCATCGCCTACGCCATACAGGATATGGTGGCCTGTCAACCAGGGGACGGAGTCTTTAATGGTGGACAGTGCCCTGATATCAGGAAGCTTCAGCCCAGCCAG ATTGTTCATTATCTGAGGGGAGTGAACTTCAGTACTCCTGTGGGGGAATCTTTCCACTTCGACATGAATGGTGATCCGCCTGCCTCTTATGACATCATCAACTGGCATGTGACCCCCGAGGGGACAGCAGAGTTTGTCCAGGTCGGACAGTTTCTGTCCTCTGAGGGATCCGAAGACCAGTTCCACATCGACATGGATAAAGTGGTGTGGGGTGGGGGCAGCGGAGATGAG GCCCCTGTGTCTGTATGCAGTGCTGACTGTCCCCCTGGTACCAGGCATGCGGTACAGAAGGGGAGGCCTGTTTGCTGCTTTGACTGTCTGTCCTGCGCTGAGGGAGAGATCAGCAACACAACAG GGTCAGTTGAGTGTATTAGGTGTCCAGAGCGGTTCTGGTCCAACCCTGATCGTACGGCCTGCATCCCCCAGCTGGTGGACTTCCTCTCCTACAGCGACACCATGGGCGTCATCCTGTCTGTCATCTCAGTTTCCGGGGCAACACTGACAGCCGGTGCCCTGGCCACCTTCCTCTACTACCGTAACACGGCCCTG GTGAAAGCCAACAACTCTGAGCTCAGCTTCCTGCTCCTGCTGTCACTCAAGCTCTGCTTCCTGTGTGCGCTGGTTTTCATTGGCCAGCCGAAGCCATGGACGTGCATGCTGAGACACACCCTCTTTGGTATAAGCTTTGTGTTCTGCATCTCCTGTCTGCTCAGCAGgactgtggtggtgctggtggcCTTCAGGGCCACTCTGCCTGGAGAGAACCTGATGAGATACTTCAGCCCCACCCAGCAGAGGATGGGTATCTCACTCTGCACACTCATCCAG GTGCTGATCTGTGTACTGTGGCTGGCCTTAGCTCCACCCCGACCGgctgagaggggggacagagagggtcGGGGCCCGAGGGTCGTCCTGGAGTGTGAGGTGGGCTCTGTGGTTGGCTTCTCTCTGGTGCTCGGCTACATCGGCCTGCtggcctccctctgtctcctcttagCCTTCCTGGCCAGGAAACTACCAGACAACTTCAACGAGGCCAAGTTCATCACCTTCAGCATGCTGATATTCTGTGCCGTGTGGATCTCCTTCATCCCTGCCTACGTCAGCTCTCCTGGGAAGTACACAGTAGCTGTAGAGATCTTTGCCATCCTGGCCTCCAGCTTTGGACTGCTATTCTGTCTGTTTGCTCCAAAGTGTTACATCATCCTTCTGAGACCAGAGAGAAACACCAAGAAACACATGATGTCCAAATAG